AATTTAAAATAAATTATAATTTGCTTATTTTGGTTTATATTGATTTTTCAATATAAACCAAGTAAAAATATTAAAATCAAATTCCATAAACTAAAAAATTGAATATTTAATTTTGTTACTTTTAGTAACAAATAAATGGTTAAAACAAAAGCAAACTCATCTTTTTCAATCTAAAATATTAAAATAAAATCACTATTTAAAATTAGGAGTTTAAAGGTGATTAGTAAGGTTTTAATAGCAAATAGGGGAGAAATTGCTGTTCGTATCATAAGAGCTTGTAGGGATTTGCATATTCAAAGTGTAGCTATCTATACAAAGCCTGATGAAAATTGTCTGCATGTAAAAATCGCAAGTGAAGCAAAATGTATAGGTGAAGATGCCATTAAGGGCTATTTAGACGCAAAAATAATAATTCAAACTGCAAAAGAATGTGGTGCTGATGCAATCCATCCTGGATATGGATTTTTAAGTGAAAATTATGAATTCGCAAAAATGGTAGAAGATGCAGGATTAATTTTCGTTGGACCAAAATCTCAAGTTATTAAAAATATGGGAAATAAAAATATAGCAAGAGAATTAATGCAACAAAACGGCATTCCAGTAGTTCCAGGAACAAAAGTATTAAATGAATGCAAAGAAGAAGAAATAAAAGAATTTGCCAAAAAAATTGGCTATCCTGTAATATTAAAAGCTAGTGGAGGTGGCGGTGGTCGTGGGATTAAAGAAGTCTGGAATGAAGATGAATTAATACCTGCATTTAATACTTGTAAAAGAGAAGCTAAAGCATATTTTAATAATGATGATGTCTTTATGGAAAAACTCATAGAAAATCCACGCCACATAGAATTTCAAATATTAGGCGATAATTATGGCAATATAATTCATTTATGTGAAAGAGATTGTTCTATTCAAAGACGCCATCAAAAAATAATAGAAATCGCACCTTGTCCATCAATAAGCGAGCATTTAAGAAAAAGTATGGGAGCTACTGCAGTAGCAGCCGCAAAAGCGGCTGGATATACTAATGCAGGAACGGTTGAGTTTTTGTTAGATGATTACAATAGATTTTATTTTATGGAGATGAATACTAGAATACAAGTTGAACACGGCGTTACAGAAGAGATAACAGGGGTTGATTTAATAGTAAGGCAATTAAGATATGCAGCAGGACAAATTCAAGAATTAGAACAAAGTGATATTAAATCAAATGGTTTTGCTATTGAAGCTAGAATTACCGCAGAAGATGCTAATAAGAATTTCATACCAACACCAGGAATGGTTACAGAATATTATCCTGCTTTAGGACCTTCAGTTAGGGTTGATAGCCATCTTTATAAAGGTTATAAAATCCCGCCATTTTACGATTCTTTAGTCGCAAAATTAGTTGTAAAAGCGTCTAGTTATGATTTAGCGGTAAATAAATTAGAAAGAGCTTTAGAAGAATTTACAATAGAAGGCGTAAAAACAACAATTTCATTTTTAAAAACTATTGCAAAAAGTAAAGAATTTAGAAAAGGTATTTTTGATACGAGTTATATAAAAACAAATTTAGAAAAAATTCTAAGCAATATTGATGATAAAAATAAAAAAGATAAAGATGAAATAATCGCTTCAATTTGTGCGGCATTAAAAGATAAATTAAATTAAAGGAGAGAAAAATGGCTAAAAAATATATAGATATTATGGATACAAGTTTTCGTGATGGCTTTCAATCAGTTTATGGAGCTAGAGTTTTAATGAATGATTTTTTCCCAGCATTACAAGCTGCAAAAGAAGCTGGGATAAGGCATTTTGAATTTGGTGGCGGGGCAAGATTTCAAAGCCTTTATTTTTATACAAACGAAGACGCATTTACTATGATGGATAAATTCCGTGAAATTGTAGGAGATGGTATTAATCTTCAAACCCTTGCTCGTGGAGTAAATACCGTTACACTTGATACTGGTAGTCGTGAAATAATAGATTTACACGCAAAATTATTCGCAAAACACGGAACTACTACGATTAGAAATTTTGACGCTTTAAATGATGTTGAGAATTTAAAATATAGTGGCGAAAGAATAGTGCATTATGGTTTAAAACACGAAATTGTAATAACTATGATGGATTTACCAATAGGTTGCAAAGGCGCTCACGATACTAAGTTTTATGAAAAAACCTTAAAAGAAATTTTAAAAGCTAATATCCCATTTCATAGCATTTGTTTTAAAGACGCATCAGGGACAAGTAATCCACAAAAAGTATATGAAACAATAAAAATGGCTAGAAAACTTTTACCTGCAAATACTCATATTAGACTTCATACTCACGAAAGTGCAGGTGTTAGTGTAGCTTGTTATTTAGCAGCACTTGAAGCTGGTGTTGATGGAATTGACCTTGCAGCAGCTCCTGTTAGTGGTGGAACAAGTCAGCCTGATATTCTTACAATGTTACACGCTGTAAAAGGTAAAAATTATGATTTAGGTGGGCTTGAAGTTGAAAAAATCTTAAAATATGAAGAAGTATTTAAAGATTGTATGAAAGATTATTTTATGCCACCTGAAGCTATACAAGTTAGTCCATTAATACCGATTTCACCTATGCCAGGTGGAGCATTAACAGCAAATACTCAAATGATGAGAGATAATAATGTATTAGATAAATTCCCTGATACTATAAAAGCTATGAGTGAAGTGGTAAAAAAAGGTGGCTTTGGAACTAGTGTAACTCCTGTTAGTCAATTTTATTTCCAACAAGCATTTAATAATGTAATGTTTGGCGAATGGAAAAAAATCGCAGAAGGCTATGGCAAAATGGTTTTAGGCTATTTTGGAAAAACCCCTGTAGCACCAGATCCAAAAATAGTAAAACTTGCAAGCGAACAATTAAATCTAAAACCAACAAAAGAAAAAGCAATAGATTTAGCCGACCTTGATGAAACCAAATCACTTAAATACATTGAAAAAATACTTAAAAAAGAAGGTATTTTAGTAACTGATGAAAATCTATTCATAGTTGCAGCTTGTAAAGAAAAAGGATTAGCATTTTTAAAAGGTGAAGCAAAAGTCAATGTTAGAAAAATTTCTCAAAATACTAAATCAAATTCTAATAATCTTTATTCAGTGCAAGTCAATGATAAAACCTATGATGTAGAAATTGAAAAAGATAAAATTTTAGTAAATGGCAATAGCTACGAAGTAAAAGTAAAAGAAAAAGAAAATACTTCAAAAATTATTGAAAAACAAGAAATTTCACAATCAATAGCTAATGATAAAAGCATTTTAGCCTCAATGTCAGGAAATGTGTTTAAAGTACTTGTAAAAGCAGGAGATAAAGTAAAAGCAGGGCAAGAATTATTCATTCTTGAAGCTATGAAAATGGAAGTTCCAATTGAAGCAACAAGTGATGGAATAATAGATAAAATACTTGTAAAACAAGGAGATAATGTAGAAGCTATGCAAATTTTAGCTAGTTTAAAATAAATTTTAGAATCTGTTTTTACAGATTCTAATATATCTTTAAGTTAATATTTTAAGTATTTTTTATATAAAAACTATGAGTTAATGCAACCGCCATTGCGTCGGTTATATCAAGTGGTTTTATTTCTTTATTGATTTTTAAAAGCTTTTTAACCATAAAAGCTACTTGTTCTTTCTCTGCTTTTGCTTTGCCTGTGATTGTTTTTTTAACTTGTAAAGCTGTATATTCACTAAAATTCCCATAAGTTTGCAAGATTTTAAGCAGCATTGCTCCACGAAATTGTGCGAGTTTTAAAACACTTTGCGGATTATAAGCAAAAAATATATTTTCAACCGCCACACTAGCATTTGGGACTTTTTTAAAAATCATTTCTAAAGCTTCGTTTAATTCTAAAATATTATCTATTAATTCTTTACTCTTAAATCTTATTAAACCTGCTTCTAAAAGAGTATTTGTGCTGCCATTTTTTTCTAAAAGGCAATATCCACAAAATCTAGTTC
This is a stretch of genomic DNA from Campylobacter sp. RM12651. It encodes these proteins:
- a CDS encoding acetyl-CoA carboxylase subunit A, which codes for MISKVLIANRGEIAVRIIRACRDLHIQSVAIYTKPDENCLHVKIASEAKCIGEDAIKGYLDAKIIIQTAKECGADAIHPGYGFLSENYEFAKMVEDAGLIFVGPKSQVIKNMGNKNIARELMQQNGIPVVPGTKVLNECKEEEIKEFAKKIGYPVILKASGGGGGRGIKEVWNEDELIPAFNTCKREAKAYFNNDDVFMEKLIENPRHIEFQILGDNYGNIIHLCERDCSIQRRHQKIIEIAPCPSISEHLRKSMGATAVAAAKAAGYTNAGTVEFLLDDYNRFYFMEMNTRIQVEHGVTEEITGVDLIVRQLRYAAGQIQELEQSDIKSNGFAIEARITAEDANKNFIPTPGMVTEYYPALGPSVRVDSHLYKGYKIPPFYDSLVAKLVVKASSYDLAVNKLERALEEFTIEGVKTTISFLKTIAKSKEFRKGIFDTSYIKTNLEKILSNIDDKNKKDKDEIIASICAALKDKLN
- a CDS encoding biotin/lipoyl-containing protein, which encodes MAKKYIDIMDTSFRDGFQSVYGARVLMNDFFPALQAAKEAGIRHFEFGGGARFQSLYFYTNEDAFTMMDKFREIVGDGINLQTLARGVNTVTLDTGSREIIDLHAKLFAKHGTTTIRNFDALNDVENLKYSGERIVHYGLKHEIVITMMDLPIGCKGAHDTKFYEKTLKEILKANIPFHSICFKDASGTSNPQKVYETIKMARKLLPANTHIRLHTHESAGVSVACYLAALEAGVDGIDLAAAPVSGGTSQPDILTMLHAVKGKNYDLGGLEVEKILKYEEVFKDCMKDYFMPPEAIQVSPLIPISPMPGGALTANTQMMRDNNVLDKFPDTIKAMSEVVKKGGFGTSVTPVSQFYFQQAFNNVMFGEWKKIAEGYGKMVLGYFGKTPVAPDPKIVKLASEQLNLKPTKEKAIDLADLDETKSLKYIEKILKKEGILVTDENLFIVAACKEKGLAFLKGEAKVNVRKISQNTKSNSNNLYSVQVNDKTYDVEIEKDKILVNGNSYEVKVKEKENTSKIIEKQEISQSIANDKSILASMSGNVFKVLVKAGDKVKAGQELFILEAMKMEVPIEATSDGIIDKILVKQGDNVEAMQILASLK
- the ruvC gene encoding crossover junction endodeoxyribonuclease RuvC; this encodes MKILGFDPGTRFCGYCLLEKNGSTNTLLEAGLIRFKSKELIDNILELNEALEMIFKKVPNASVAVENIFFAYNPQSVLKLAQFRGAMLLKILQTYGNFSEYTALQVKKTITGKAKAEKEQVAFMVKKLLKINKEIKPLDITDAMAVALTHSFYIKNT